The following proteins are co-located in the Maridesulfovibrio sp. genome:
- a CDS encoding glycosyltransferase family 4 protein → MRLLLVSTDLRHMGGVAETVKLLLQELHGRVNVTAVPYGRRPGQRGVMRYFRTLADLFLFFRLLCLNRFDVIHMNPSMNLVSILKESALIILFFLFGYSGRILIFSHGWDDVFFKRISSGPFTSRIFRIILNRAGKVVVLAEEFKEKLGQAGVDLNRVEVVSTMIDTRSVPRSDACSKDGKSLLFLSRMIRGKGAYELIEAFALLNKKYDGLKLLMAGDGPERKGLMERAAALKLVNVSFPGYIQGVEKSRALEDSCIFLLPSRSEGCPVSLLEAMASGLVPVVTSAGGIKDVVRPGQTAVLLEEISAEAIAGAVARVIDDPGLRVMLSENAREYAAENFSSHKVTDRFLGFYEELNPQTQNGGLA, encoded by the coding sequence ATGCGGCTGCTGCTTGTTTCGACAGATTTGCGCCATATGGGTGGTGTGGCTGAAACCGTCAAGCTTCTGTTACAGGAGCTTCACGGGCGAGTTAATGTGACAGCTGTTCCGTACGGGCGCAGACCGGGGCAAAGAGGAGTCATGCGCTATTTCAGAACGCTGGCTGATCTTTTCCTGTTTTTTCGGTTACTTTGCCTTAACCGTTTTGATGTTATTCACATGAACCCGTCAATGAATCTTGTTTCTATCCTTAAGGAATCAGCACTAATAATCTTATTTTTTCTGTTCGGTTATTCCGGTAGAATTCTTATTTTCAGTCATGGTTGGGATGATGTGTTTTTTAAACGAATTTCGAGCGGGCCGTTTACGTCACGTATTTTCCGAATAATTTTAAACAGGGCCGGCAAGGTTGTTGTTCTGGCTGAAGAATTCAAGGAAAAATTGGGGCAGGCCGGGGTTGATCTTAATCGGGTTGAGGTTGTCAGTACGATGATTGATACTCGCAGTGTTCCACGCTCTGACGCCTGCAGTAAGGACGGAAAATCGCTGTTGTTTCTTTCCCGCATGATCAGGGGAAAGGGTGCCTATGAATTGATTGAAGCTTTTGCCCTTTTGAATAAAAAGTATGATGGCCTGAAGTTGCTAATGGCCGGAGATGGGCCTGAGCGGAAAGGGTTGATGGAAAGAGCCGCTGCTCTTAAGCTCGTAAACGTCTCATTCCCGGGATATATTCAGGGTGTTGAGAAGAGCAGGGCACTGGAGGATTCTTGTATCTTCTTGTTGCCGTCCAGATCAGAAGGATGTCCTGTGTCATTGCTTGAGGCAATGGCTTCAGGTCTTGTGCCGGTTGTAACTTCAGCCGGGGGCATAAAAGATGTGGTCAGGCCGGGACAGACTGCGGTGCTGCTGGAAGAGATCAGTGCCGAGGCAATTGCCGGGGCTGTTGCGAGAGTAATTGATGATCCCGGTTTAAGGGTTATGTTATCTGAAAATGCCCGCGAATATGCAGCTGAAAACTTCAGTTCCCACAAGGTAACAGATCGTTTTCTAGGTTTTTATGAAGAGTTGAATCCTCAGACGCAAAATGGTGGTCTTGCATGA